The Halobaculum magnesiiphilum genome contains the following window.
CGCCGCCGTCCGGCGTCCGACGCTCGCGCACGCGGACCGTGCTCGCGGTCTCGCTCGCGTCGTCGACGACGAGCGCCTCGCCCACGCCCGTCGGGAGCCGTTCGGCGAGGCCGTCGGCGACCGCGAGGGGTCTGGCCGCCGCGAGCGCGTCGATGTCGGCGCGGCTGTGGAGCCGATGCGCCACCAGCAGATCCGCCTGCGACACCGCGACCGCCGGCAGCGCCGCGGGCCGCTGGGTCGCACACGCGAGCGAGACGCCCGGGGCGCGCCCCCGGGTGAGGATCGTCGCCAGCGCGTCGCCGGCGACGCCGTCGAAGAAGGCGTGCGCCTCGTCGACGAACAGCCACGGGAGCCGGTCGACCGTCCCACGGACGCGCGCCTCGTAGAGCCCGCGGGCGACGGCAGCACACACCGCGCCGGCGGCCGGTGCCGGGAGTCCCGAGCAGTCGAGCACCGTCGGCTCGCCGGAGGCGAGCGCACGCGGCGTCAGCCCGTCGGGGTCGAACGCGTCCCACTCGGCCGCGAGCGCGAGGTGCGCGTCCGCGGCCCGGCGGGTCGCTCGCCCGGCGTCCGCGTCGGCGACGTACTCGCGCGCCCCTGCCACCGAGGGAGTCTCCGCCTCGGCGACCGCGCGCCACACGAGCGAGCCGACCGCACCCGCCGGGTCCAGGTCCAGCAGCCCCGGCCACGCCGCCGGCGGGACGGCGTTCGGTCGAACCCGCGGGCGACGGTGGACCGTGCCGCCGTCGACTGCGAGGCCGTCGAGCACGCCCATCGGATCGACAACCACGGGCGCGAGCCCGTCGGCGGCGGCGACGCCCTCGGCGAGTACCGCGAGGGTGTGGGTCTTCCCCGCGCCGCGCTTGCCGACGACGAGCGCCGCGTGCGGCCGGTCGATGTCGACGCCGACGCGCGCCCCGACGCTGTCGTCCGGGGCGCGATACCGGCCCAGCGGCGCGACCGGCCCGTCGGTCCGTCGCCCGCCCGCCCCGGATCCACAGGCCCCTCGGTTGCCCGCCCCGAACCCGCCGATATCTCCCGGTTTCTCCGGGAATCGGGCTCCTTCGCCCTCGTTGCCGATCACGTGCACGGCCGGGATGCCCCCGCCATCGAGGAAGAACCCTCGTGCGAGCGTTCAAGTACGAAACCGGAACCACCGGGACGTGTGTCACCCGACAGCTCCCGCCCGTTTCGAGGTGTCGTCCGCGGACGGATCCGTTCGCTCGCGGCGACCGAGCGCCGCCGATTCGCCGAACTCCGCCGCGACAACCGCGCCATCGAGGGACTCCCGGTCCGACTCGTCATCGCGCTCGTCGTCGGCGTCGCGAGCCTCAGCGTGATGTTGAACATGGTCAGCGGGGTGGAGGGGCTGGCCGTCTCGGAGCTCGACGTACGCCCGTCTCCGGAGGTCACGACGCCGGGCGAGCAGGAACTCGCGCTCACGGTCGTCGACCCGGACGGCCGACCCGTCGCCGGAGCGACCGTCGTCGTCGCCGGCGACACGGCCCGACTCGACGGCGTCGCGACCGGGCGAACCGGGGCGAACGGCACGGCGACGGTGACCGTCGCCCCGACGCTCGGACCGAACCGCGAACAGGGGACGCTCTCCGTCTCGATCAAGCCGCCGGCCGGCGGGCAGTACGCGGACAGACGGGGAAATACCCGCGTGCTCGTCGTGGCCGAGTGAGTGGGTGATCTCGAGTGAGCCCTGTGATCCCGAGTGAGCGCCGTGGATCCGGCGGGCCACGCCACGGCGGTCGCCGCCGCAAGGACTATCGCGTCGGATCGAGCACGGCCGCCCGTGCCCTCCATCACGACGCGCCTCTCCGACGGTCTCGACGACGCGCTCGCCCACCTCCCGCTCGCGCTGGTTCCGCTCGTCATCGCGATGTTGGACGCCGGCAAGATCCGGTCCGTGCTCGCGTTCGACGGCGTTCACGTCGGCATCCGGTTCACGCTCCCGGCGTCGGTGCTCTCGACCTGGAGCTTCGTCTCGGTTCCGAACGACGGAACCGTCTCCGCCGGCATCCCGCCGAGCGCGCTGGCGGAGCCGTCGGTTCTCGCGCTCGCGGTCGGCGGACTCCTCGTCTCGAGCGCGCTGGCGGCGGGGTACTTCGGGTCGCTGACGAACGCGCTCGCCGGCGAGCCGTACCGGTTCGCCGAGAACGTCCGCCGGTACCTGCCGGCGTTCCTCGTGTTCACCGTCGCGCCGGTCGTCGTGCTCTCGCCGCTAGTCCTCCTCGCGGGCGCGCCGTCGGCGCTCGGTATCGCCGTCATCGCGCTCGCGCTGGTGGCGATTCTGGTCGCGACGTACCTCCTCTACGCGACGCCGTACCTCCTCGTCCTTCGGGAGACCGACCTCCTCACGGCGGCGCGCGCGTCCTACGCCCTCGCCGTCGACGGCGGAGCGTACCTCTCGTACGCGCTCGGATTCGTGGCGGTCGTCGTCGTCGTCTCGCCGGTGCTCTCGGCGATCACGGTCTCGGTTCCGGTCGTCGGGCTCGCCGTCGGCGTCCCCGTCGGTGCGGTTCTCGGACTCGCCGGGAACCTCGCGACGATGCGGTTCGTCGCCGACATCGACCCCGAGAGCGACGGGTTCGACCGAGGCGAGGACGGGGCGGACGTCCACAGCGGCGGACGACCGGATGCGGGCGACGATGGCGAGGATAACACGCAGTCTCCGGGCGACGACGGCTCCTACCACGGAAAGAAGTAGGGGCGGGGCCGCCGCTCAGTCGTCCGCCAGGGGGATCACGGAGATGTGTCCGTCGGCGCGAACGCGGACCCGGTGGCGGAGGTACGTGAACTCGACGAGCGTATCGGCGTCGTCGCCGTGGCTGCAGAGCCGATCGAGCGCGTCCGGGTCGACAACCTCGAACAGCGGCGCGTGTCGCTCGGGGTCCTCCCGTCGGATCGCCGCGGTCGCCTCGACCACGGCGATGCTCGCGTCTATCGCGTCCGGGTCGAACGTGGCGCTGTACTCCCCCGTCTCCGGATCGTGGGAGACGAAGACGGATTCGGCGGGGTCGGGGTTCACTGACATCCCCCCGCGCTGCAGTGTCGGTGTCCACCGATCGGACCCGGCGGGTTGGGGGCGAGTCCGCAGCTAATTCGTCGCCGCCGATCTGCCGTACGGACGGGCGGGTCCCGACCGTGGCGGAGGGCGCTCCCCTGATCGACGTCGTCCTGGTCCATATCATATGAAACGCGCGACTGGTGATTTATTCTTTCGTTCGGTACAGCCGGCGCCGCCGAGGCGGTCCCGAGGCGTCATCGAACCGTTCCCGAGCCGTTCTCGGCCCGCGTCGGCTCGATCACGATCCGGATCTCCGACGCCGGGAGGGCTAACACGGCGGCCCGCGAACGAGGGGTGTTCGAATGCTCACCGACACACCCGGCATTCACCACGTCACGTCGATGGTCGGCGACGCGCGGGCGAACCTCGACTTCTACGTCGGGACGCTCGGGCTGCGGCTCGTGAAGCGAACGGTGAACCATCAGGACGTGCTCCGCCATCACCTCTACTACGGGAACGGCGCCGGCGATCTCGGCACCGTCTACACCTGCTTCCCGTACCCGAACGAGCCGCCCGGCCGCCGGGGGCGCCCACAGATCACCGCGGCGGCGTTTGCGGTCCCGGAGGGCTCGCTCGACTACTGGGACGACCGACTCGACGGTCGGAGCGTCGACGCCGAGCGCGTCGCCCGCTTCGACGAGGCGGCGCTCCGGTTCGAGGATCCCTCGGGAACCCGGCTAGAGCTCGTCGCGGCCGACCAGCCGGCCGACCCGTGGACCGACGGGTCGGTTCCCGAGTCCGCCGCGATCCGCGGGATCCACGGCGTGACCGCGCTGCCGACGAACCCGTTCGCGACCGCGAGCGTGCTGGACACGCTCGGGCTCGACCTCGTCGGCGAGGACGGCGACCGCGTCCGCTACCGCGCGGGCGGCGATCACGCGACGGTCGTCGACCTGCTGGACCGCGAGGCCGACTTCGCCCGCGAGGGGACCGGGAGCATCCATCACGTGGCGTTCCGTGTCGCCGACGAGGACGAGCTTCGCGAGTGGCACGACCTCTTCCGCGAGCGCGACGTCGACGTGTCGCGCATCCGCGACAGGTACTACTACAAGGCGATCTACGTCCGCGAGCCGGGCGGGATCCTGATCGAGCTGTCGACCGAGGGACCGGGGTTCGGGATCGACGAGGAGGAGGCGAACTTCGGCGAGTCGCTGGTGCTCCCGCCGTGGGCCGAGGAGGACCGCGAGATGATCGAGGGACAGCTCCCGACGCTCGACGGTTCGGCCTCGAACTCGGGCGGAGACGGCTACCGAGGCGTCGGCCGAGGCGCCGATGGCGCGGACGACGGCGCCAGCGACGGCGCCGGCGACGACGGAGATTTCGACTGATGTTCCCGGGCGGGACGCTGCCCGACGACCTCCCCGGCCCGCACGCCGGGCAGCCGGTCGTCACCGCGGGCGCGCCGCGGGGCGCGGCGGAAGCGGCGGTCGTGTGTCTCCACGGGCGCGGCGCGACCGCGCAGGGCGCGATCAACCTCTACGAGCCGGTCGCCGGCCACGGGGTCGCGTTCGTCGCGCCGCAGGGTGCGCGGAGCCGGTGGTTCCCGCACGCGGCCGACGAGCCGCGCGAGCGCAACGAGCCACACGTCCCATCCGCCGTGGCGGTCGTCGACACCGTCCTCGACCGGACGCGGGAGGCGCTCGGTCTCCCCCCAGAGGCGGTCGTCCTCACCGGGTTCTCCCAGGGCGCCGCCGTCGCCGCGGAGTACGCCGCCGGGACCGGCGGTCGTCACCCACTCGCGCTGCTCAGCGGCGGGCTGCTCGGGCCGACCGTCGACCCCGGGCAGTACGGCGGTGATCTCGGGGGGACGCCAGTGCTCGTCGCCGGCGGCGCGGACGACGAGCGCGTGCCCGTCGAGCGCCTCGCGGCGACGGCGAGGGCGTTCGAGTCGCTCGGCGGCGACGTGACCGAGCGCGTCTACGAGGGCGTCGGCCACGAGGTCACCGACGACGAGTTCGCGTGGCTGGCGGACCTGCTCGCGGAACTGACGGTCGAGTGAGCGCGAGAAGCAGATCGCGGCGGTCGCCTCACCGCATCGCGTCCAGCGAGCGGACCGTGTCGGACATCAGGTACGCCTCGGGACGCTGCTCGTCGCAGATCTCGAGGGCGTCGAACGTCTCTCGCCCGTCGTCGACGGTGATGCGGTAGGCGCGGCTCGAGAGGGAGACGGGGCGGTCGGCTGTATCGACGTCGGTGCGCGTCACACTCACGGTTTCGGTCGCGCGGGTATAACTGGCGCGATTCGAGCATCTCAGCCCCGAACGCGCCGCTTTACAGCGATTCGAGAATCGGCAGAAATCACCGAGTCGCCGCCCGGTTGCGATCGCGATCGGTCGCCGTGACCGCGGACCGTTCACTCGGCGAACAGATCACGATACAGCGTCGCTTCCGCGCGCCGGAGCCGTTCGAGGAACGCGCTCTTCGACAGCCCCAACTCGGCGGCCACTTCCTCGGAACTGGCCGCCCGCGGCACCGCGAAGTACCCCGCCTCGACTGCCGCGCGCAGCGCCTCCGTCTGCGGCGGCGTGAGCCCGAACCGGCCGGCGACCGGGGCGGGCTCCTCCCGGAGCGGATACGTCCGCGTCAGCTCCACCCCGACCGTCTCGCCGGCCGTCTCCATCACTCCCCGAAGCACCTCGTGGCCGACGACGGCGCCGGTCACCGTCGCGTCGCCGTCGCGGTAGGTCACCGCCTCGACGAGCAGCCCGGCCGAAACGAGTTCGTGGACGACACACGGCTGCTTCGAGAGACACCGGTAGGTGTCGCGCTCCCCCGACCGCGACCGGTGGAGGTAGCGGATCCGATCGTCGGCGTCGAGACGCGCGGCGAGGTCGTCGTCGCGCGGCGCGCCGAAGCGCAACAGGACGTTGCCGTCGGCGCGCAACTGCGGCGGCTCCGCCCGGACCGGCGTTCGCGTCGCCGCCGTCGCCTCCGCGAGCGGGCAGTCGTCGCCGCTCACGCGTACCTCCACGACCAGACACTCCGCGATCATCCGCGAACCATGCGGGATGGTAGCGCACCCTATACTTAAAACACGCGTATGTACGGGTGAACCGGTAAGCCGCACAACGCGAAGGATCGATCGTTATGGACATCGAGACGGTGAAGGAGCGCGCCGGGCCGCGGCAGTTCGGTCCGAGCGACGACATGCCCGAGGAGTACCGTCGGGCGGCGACGCGGATGATCCAGTTTCACGCCAACAGCGAGGTGATGGGCGGGTACCTCGACAAGGAGTTCACCCGCCACGCGCCGTCGCTGGACCGCAAGCTGGCGAACACCGCCAAGGTGCAAGACGAGATCGGCCACGCGCAGTTGCTCTACCGCGCCGCCGAGACGCTCGGCGTGAAGACGCGCGAGGAGATGCTCGACGAGCTGCAGAACGGCGAGGGGAAGTTCCTCAACTGCTTCCACTACCCGGTGGACTCGTGGTACGAGGCGCCGATGATCGACTTCTTCGTCGACGGGGGCGCGATGCGTCGACAGGCGACGCTGAAGTCGACGAGCTGGACGCCGTACGCCCACGCGATGGACAAGGTGTGCTTCGAGGAGGGGTTCCACGTGAAACACGGCGAGTCGATCCTGCGCGAGCTGATGCGGGGGTCGAAGGCGACCCGGGAGCGCACCCAGGAGACGTTCGAGGAGTGGTGGCCGCGCATCCTCCAGTTCTTCGGGCCGACGAACGACGAGTCCACCCACAACGACTTCGCCCAGGAGGTCGGGCTGAAGACGACCTCGAACGACGAACTCCGCAACTCGTTCCTCAACATGTACGTCCCGAAGGCCGAGAAGTACGGGCTGGAGATCCCCGAGTACCCGCGCATCTTCGAGCGCGACGACGGCACGATGGCGGTCCGCGAGGAGGACCTCGACTGGGACGAGTTCTGGACCATCGCGAAGAACGACTACGAGGGGAGCCACGAACAGATCGGCTCGCGCGCCCGCCGACAGGAGGCCGTCGCGTGGGTTCGCGAGAGTCTGGATAGCTGGGAGGGAAGCGCCGCGGGAACGCCGCAGGCGGCCGATTGACCATGATCTGGGAAGTGTTCAGACAGGAGAAGCCGGGCGACTACCATCGCCACGTCGGCAACGTCCACGCGCCCGACCGCGAGATGGCGAAGCTGTTCGCGCAGATCCAGCACGCCCGCCGGATGCAGACCAACTCGCTGTGGGTGGTCCCGCAGTCGGAGATCGGCGAGGTCGACGCCGAGGAGGCCGCCTTCGGCGGCCGCACGGACAAGTCCTACCGGTGGGCGATGACGTACAACGACATCGACGCCTCGTTCGCCAAGGAAGTGGAAGACAGCGAGGCCGAACAGCGCGAGGCGGCCAAGAAGCGCCGCGAGCAGCTGGAATCCGAGGGGGAAGCATGAGCGAGAGTGACGCCCCGGACGACGAACCCGCGGACGCGCCAGCGGCCGCCTCCCTCGACCGCGACGACCTCACCCCGGCACAGCAGGTCGCGCTGGAGGAACTCCTCTTCCGCCTCGCGGACGACGAGTTCGTCCACGCCGAGCGACTCACCGAGTGGCAGATCTTCGCGCCGACCATCGAGTCGGACCTCGCGCTCGCCAACGTCGCGCAGGACGAGTTCGGCCACGCGCGCCTGTGGTACGACCTCCTCCAGGAACTCGGCTACACCGAGGAGGAGTGCATCTGGCGCCGGCCGGCCGACGACTGGACCCACGCGACCCTGGTCGAGCGTCCGTTCGCCGACGACGGCTGGGACGACGCCATCGTCCGCACGTACCTGTACGACGTGGCCGAGCGAATTCGGCTCGAGGCGCTCGTCGACACCAGCTACGCCCCGTTGGCCGACCGCGTGGGCAAGGCGCTCGCCGAGGAGGAGTACCACCGCGAGCACGCGCTCAGTTGGCTCGAACGCCTCGCGAGCGACGACGACGCCCGCGAGCGTCTGCAGGCCGCCGTCGACGACCTGTTCCCGCACGCGCTGTCGGTGTTTTACCCCGGCGAGCGCGAGGACGCGATCCGCGCCGCCGGCTTCCGCAGGGAGTCGCTGGCGTCGATGCGCGAGGAGTGGCTCGACACCGTCGTCCCGACGCTGGAGGGGTACGGGCTCGTCGTCCCCGAGCCCGACGAGGTCGACCGCCCCGAGGCTCGCGGCCGCGACGGGAGCCACACCGACGAGTGGTTCGACCTGCGGGAGGCGTTCACCGAGACGCACCGCGAGGTCGACTTCGAGACGCCCGCACGCCTGCGCGGGGAGGAGGCGTAGATGCCGACCAACATGCCGACGGACGTGCCGGGAGGCTCCCCTGACGACGCCGCGGCCGATGCGCCCGACGGCACCGCCATAGACGACGGCACCGCCGCCGCAGCCGGCGCCGAGGCGTGCGCCTACACCGCCTACGAGAACGGCGAGGCGCCCGAGGAGTACCCGAAGACGGGCGCCGGCGCGACCGGCGTCGATGCCGGCGTGTGGGACGCGCTGTACGAGGTCGAGGACCCCGAGATGCCAGTCAGCGTGGTCGACCTCGGCCTGATCTACGACGTGGCCGTCGACGATGACGGGCGCTGCGAGGTGGCGATGACGCTCACGTACACCGGCTGTCCCGCCCGCGACATGCTCACGAACGACGTGCGCTGCGCCGCCGAGACGGCCCCGGGCGTCGAGGAGGCCGAGGTACGCCTGCGGTACTCGCCGGAGTGGACCGTGGCGATGGTGACCGACGCGGGGCGGGAGGCCCTGCGCGAGTTCGGGTTGAGCGTGTGATGCGCCGAAACGCGCCGGACCCGAGCGTCGCCGCGGGGGTCGCCGGGAGCGACGCGGACGACGACCCCGCGGAGTGCCCGTACTGCGGGTCGACCGACACCGAGCGCGAGCACCCGAAGGGGCCGGGGCTGTGCCGGTCGATGCACTTCTGCACCGAGTGCGGGGAGCCGTTCGAGCGGTTCGGGTAGTCACGGTCGCACCCGGCGGCGACCGCGCGCGCTCGTGGCAGAGATTTATGCCCATTTGGTGGCAAGACCGAACGCGATGTCCCTCCGGAACCCCGCCGGGCGGGTCCGCTACCCGCTCGCCCTCCTCGCGGTCGTGATCGGCGTGCTCCTCCTGGAGTTCCTCGTCGAGGTCACGCTGAACAGATACGTCGAAACGGGGACGACCTGGCTCCCGATGGTCGGGACGATCGGCGAGACGGCGACCGCGTACCTGCTCCCACTGAGCCTCCTCTCGACGTTCGTGGTCCCCGCCGTCGCCTTCTACCTGGGCGTTCGCTACGCCCGGTCGGCCTGACCGCCAGCATCGGCGCCGGCGTCCGCACTCCCCCGCGGGTTCAGAACTGTCGCTCGAACTCCGTGATATCGGAGACGGTGTAGTAGGGTCCGCCGAGGCGACCCACCGTCGGGAGCTTCCGCTGGTCGATCTTGCCCTCCGTGAGCACGTCGTCGTCGACGTGGACGTACTCGACCTCCCCGAGCACCATCAGCCGGTCGTGGACCTCCAGCGAGTCGTACAGCGAGCACTCCATGGTGACGGCCGCCTCGGCGACGCGCGGGGCGTCGATCCGGCGGCAGTCGGCGCGCGTCACGCCCACGGAGTCGAACTCGCTGTCCTCGGGGGGCAGCGACTCGGCGCTGTGGTCCATCCGCTCCAGCAGGGGCTCGGTGACGACGTTCACCGCGAACTCGCCGGTGTCGAGCGCGTTACGCGGGGTGTCCTTCAGGCCGCCGTTGGCCTCGTTGGGGGAGTTGAACAGCACCACCGGCTCCCGAGAGGAGACGTAGTTGTACGAGCTGAACGGCGCGAGGTTGTCGGCGCCGTCCTCGTCGACCGTGCTGGTCCACGCGATCGGACGCGGCGAGACGGCGGTCTTGATGATCCGTGCGATCTCCCGCGGCGTCCGGTCGGAGACGGCTGTTTCCATCGCCGTACCCTGGAACGACCCGGCACAAATACCCGCGGGTACGGGCGGTTGGCCCCGCTACCGCGTGCGGTTCGGCCCGCGACCGCGGGCGCTTCGCCCCGTTACCGACCGCTCACGCGTGCGGGTCGTCCGCTTCAGCGCGAGTCTTGATGAGGAACTTCATGTCGCCCTGCAGCACGACGGTGCCGTCCTGGTTGGTCACCTCGCAGTCGATGACGACGAGGCCGGCGTCGTCGCGGCTGGACACGTCCTTCGTCTCAGTCACCTCCATCTCCATCGAGATGGTGTCGCCGATGAAGACGGGGTTCGGGAGGTCCATGTAGTTCATCCCGAGGAACGCCAGCGCGGTGCGCTCGACGATGCCCGTCCGGTAGACGAACCCCGTCGCCTGCACGAACGTCATCGGGCCGTGGGCGATGCGCTCGCCGAAGGCGTTGTCCTCGGCGTACTCGGCGTTGGTGTGGAGCTCGGTCCAGTCGCCCGTCAGCGCCGAGTGCATCACGAAGTCGGACTCGGTGACGGTGCGCCCGACGCTCACGAACTCCTGTCCAGCCTCGAAGTCCTCGAAGTAGTGCGGCTCGTAGCTGTATGCCATGTCGGCGTGTCGCCGGATCGCGTGAAAGTCGTTTCGCGTGTCCGACTCGTGCCGCCGCCGCTACCGCCGCCGTCGACCCCCGTCTCGCCGCACCGCGTCCGCGTCGCTACCGCGTTCGCCGCTCGCCGCGGAGCCAGAGGTAGCCGCAGCCGTCGAGCGAGACCGCGACGCCGCCGTCGGCGACGCGATAGTCGGC
Protein-coding sequences here:
- a CDS encoding alpha/beta hydrolase, translating into MFPGGTLPDDLPGPHAGQPVVTAGAPRGAAEAAVVCLHGRGATAQGAINLYEPVAGHGVAFVAPQGARSRWFPHAADEPRERNEPHVPSAVAVVDTVLDRTREALGLPPEAVVLTGFSQGAAVAAEYAAGTGGRHPLALLSGGLLGPTVDPGQYGGDLGGTPVLVAGGADDERVPVERLAATARAFESLGGDVTERVYEGVGHEVTDDEFAWLADLLAELTVE
- a CDS encoding helix-turn-helix domain-containing protein produces the protein MIAECLVVEVRVSGDDCPLAEATAATRTPVRAEPPQLRADGNVLLRFGAPRDDDLAARLDADDRIRYLHRSRSGERDTYRCLSKQPCVVHELVSAGLLVEAVTYRDGDATVTGAVVGHEVLRGVMETAGETVGVELTRTYPLREEPAPVAGRFGLTPPQTEALRAAVEAGYFAVPRAASSEEVAAELGLSKSAFLERLRRAEATLYRDLFAE
- a CDS encoding Ig-like domain-containing protein produces the protein MRSLAATERRRFAELRRDNRAIEGLPVRLVIALVVGVASLSVMLNMVSGVEGLAVSELDVRPSPEVTTPGEQELALTVVDPDGRPVAGATVVVAGDTARLDGVATGRTGANGTATVTVAPTLGPNREQGTLSVSIKPPAGGQYADRRGNTRVLVVAE
- the paaD gene encoding 1,2-phenylacetyl-CoA epoxidase subunit PaaD, coding for MPTNMPTDVPGGSPDDAAADAPDGTAIDDGTAAAAGAEACAYTAYENGEAPEEYPKTGAGATGVDAGVWDALYEVEDPEMPVSVVDLGLIYDVAVDDDGRCEVAMTLTYTGCPARDMLTNDVRCAAETAPGVEEAEVRLRYSPEWTVAMVTDAGREALREFGLSV
- a CDS encoding MaoC/PaaZ C-terminal domain-containing protein, yielding MAYSYEPHYFEDFEAGQEFVSVGRTVTESDFVMHSALTGDWTELHTNAEYAEDNAFGERIAHGPMTFVQATGFVYRTGIVERTALAFLGMNYMDLPNPVFIGDTISMEMEVTETKDVSSRDDAGLVVIDCEVTNQDGTVVLQGDMKFLIKTRAEADDPHA
- a CDS encoding VOC family protein, with product MLTDTPGIHHVTSMVGDARANLDFYVGTLGLRLVKRTVNHQDVLRHHLYYGNGAGDLGTVYTCFPYPNEPPGRRGRPQITAAAFAVPEGSLDYWDDRLDGRSVDAERVARFDEAALRFEDPSGTRLELVAADQPADPWTDGSVPESAAIRGIHGVTALPTNPFATASVLDTLGLDLVGEDGDRVRYRAGGDHATVVDLLDREADFAREGTGSIHHVAFRVADEDELREWHDLFRERDVDVSRIRDRYYYKAIYVREPGGILIELSTEGPGFGIDEEEANFGESLVLPPWAEEDREMIEGQLPTLDGSASNSGGDGYRGVGRGADGADDGASDGAGDDGDFD
- a CDS encoding flavin reductase family protein codes for the protein METAVSDRTPREIARIIKTAVSPRPIAWTSTVDEDGADNLAPFSSYNYVSSREPVVLFNSPNEANGGLKDTPRNALDTGEFAVNVVTEPLLERMDHSAESLPPEDSEFDSVGVTRADCRRIDAPRVAEAAVTMECSLYDSLEVHDRLMVLGEVEYVHVDDDVLTEGKIDQRKLPTVGRLGGPYYTVSDITEFERQF
- the paaB gene encoding 1,2-phenylacetyl-CoA epoxidase subunit PaaB, encoding MIWEVFRQEKPGDYHRHVGNVHAPDREMAKLFAQIQHARRMQTNSLWVVPQSEIGEVDAEEAAFGGRTDKSYRWAMTYNDIDASFAKEVEDSEAEQREAAKKRREQLESEGEA
- the paaC gene encoding 1,2-phenylacetyl-CoA epoxidase subunit PaaC, encoding MSESDAPDDEPADAPAAASLDRDDLTPAQQVALEELLFRLADDEFVHAERLTEWQIFAPTIESDLALANVAQDEFGHARLWYDLLQELGYTEEECIWRRPADDWTHATLVERPFADDGWDDAIVRTYLYDVAERIRLEALVDTSYAPLADRVGKALAEEEYHREHALSWLERLASDDDARERLQAAVDDLFPHALSVFYPGEREDAIRAAGFRRESLASMREEWLDTVVPTLEGYGLVVPEPDEVDRPEARGRDGSHTDEWFDLREAFTETHREVDFETPARLRGEEA
- a CDS encoding Phenylacetic acid catabolic protein encodes the protein MDIETVKERAGPRQFGPSDDMPEEYRRAATRMIQFHANSEVMGGYLDKEFTRHAPSLDRKLANTAKVQDEIGHAQLLYRAAETLGVKTREEMLDELQNGEGKFLNCFHYPVDSWYEAPMIDFFVDGGAMRRQATLKSTSWTPYAHAMDKVCFEEGFHVKHGESILRELMRGSKATRERTQETFEEWWPRILQFFGPTNDESTHNDFAQEVGLKTTSNDELRNSFLNMYVPKAEKYGLEIPEYPRIFERDDGTMAVREEDLDWDEFWTIAKNDYEGSHEQIGSRARRQEAVAWVRESLDSWEGSAAGTPQAAD
- the paaE gene encoding 1,2-phenylacetyl-CoA epoxidase subunit PaaE, translating into MRRNAPDPSVAAGVAGSDADDDPAECPYCGSTDTEREHPKGPGLCRSMHFCTECGEPFERFG
- a CDS encoding HalOD1 output domain-containing protein, translated to MNPDPAESVFVSHDPETGEYSATFDPDAIDASIAVVEATAAIRREDPERHAPLFEVVDPDALDRLCSHGDDADTLVEFTYLRHRVRVRADGHISVIPLADD
- a CDS encoding ATP-binding protein, translating into MHVIGNEGEGARFPEKPGDIGGFGAGNRGACGSGAGGRRTDGPVAPLGRYRAPDDSVGARVGVDIDRPHAALVVGKRGAGKTHTLAVLAEGVAAADGLAPVVVDPMGVLDGLAVDGGTVHRRPRVRPNAVPPAAWPGLLDLDPAGAVGSLVWRAVAEAETPSVAGAREYVADADAGRATRRAADAHLALAAEWDAFDPDGLTPRALASGEPTVLDCSGLPAPAAGAVCAAVARGLYEARVRGTVDRLPWLFVDEAHAFFDGVAGDALATILTRGRAPGVSLACATQRPAALPAVAVSQADLLVAHRLHSRADIDALAAARPLAVADGLAERLPTGVGEALVVDDASETASTVRVRERRTPDGGASPRASDRPLDGCERSHDGCRQE